GTGGGAAATGTTGCTTTCAAAAAGCAAAGGGAATTTAAAAATTGAGTTTTCCAATGTAAAAGCGGACGATTCTACCGGTTCTGCCAATTGGGTTGCTACTTATAATTTTAGCAAGACAAATAGAAATGTGATTAATAAAATTAGAGCCGAATTTGTTTTTCAAGATGGACTAATTATTAAACATACTGATAATTTTGATGTATGGAAATGGTCTAAACAAGCCTTTGGTCCTATGGGGTATTTACTTGGCTGGACAGGTTTCTTTCAGAAAAAAGTACAGAAACAAGCTTTGTTATCACTACAAAAGTTTCAGGAATCTAAATAATATCTTCATTAAAAACTTTAATTTCCAATAAGTTTTTTAATCAATATCTGCCTTTTTGCCCGATTATATTTATTTTGTTGCTTATTGTTTTTTGCTAAAAGTGTAAATCTCAAATACTGATGAAGGATATCGTACACAAAAAATTAAATCAATTACAGGCAACTGCAATCTGTGGCAATGATATTAGTTCTTCCTGTCTCTATGTATCAGCTTTAACGATATTATATGCAGGGCAATATGCTTGGATTTCACTGCTTATTGTTGCTGTTGTTTTATTTCTTTTCAGAAAAATTTATGGAGAAGTTGTAGGCGCAATTCCATTAAATGGTGGAGCCTACAATGTTCTATTAAATACATCTACTAAAAGATTAGCTTCATTAGCGGCCACACTGACAGTCTTGTCTTATATGGCTACAGCAGTTATTTCAGCCTCAGAAGGAATGCATTATTTACATGGAATTTTCGAAGGCTTAAATGTGACAATTGCAACCGTTGTTGTTTTGGTTTTATTTACTGGTTTAGCCATCTTAGGAATCGGAGAATCGGCATTTGTAGCTGTTATAATCTTCCTTACACACATTGGAACATTAAGTCTATTGGTTTTAGCTTCCATTTGGTTTGTTCTCACTCACGGTTTAGATACTTTTCATATCAACTGGCATACTCCTATTGCTTACGAAAGTATCAAAACAGCACTTTTTCTAGGATTTTCGGCAGCAATGCTGGGGATTTCAGGTTTTGAAAGTTCTGCCAACTTTGTCGAAGAACAGGAACACGGCGTTTTTCCAAAAACACTTCGAAACATGTGGGGAATTGTCAGTTTCTTCAATCCAGTTATTGCTATTTTATTAATTAGTGTTATTCCGTTAACAGAAGTTGGCGAAAACAAAGAATCGCTTTTAGCACATTTAGGGCAAACTACTGGTGGAGCATGGCTAGCTTGGCTTATTTCTATAGATGCCGTTATGGTGCTCTGTGGAGCGGTTTTAACTTCGTTTGTTGGAGTTTCTGGACTTTTAAACCGAATGACTTTAGATCGAATTCTTCCAAATTATTTTCTTAAAACCAACAAAAGAGGAGCGCATTATAGAATTGTCATTAGTTTTTTAATTCTTTGTATCTCTGTACTTTTTGCAACAAGTGGACATTTAGAATCATTGGCAGGAGTATATACTTTTTCATTTCTAGCCGTAATGGCTTTATTCGGGATTGGGAATTTACTTTTAAAGTATAAACGAAAAAAACTTCCAAGACCAGAACGTGCTCGTGGCATTGCAGTTGTGGCTGCGGTAAGTTTTGTTATAGTGGCATTTATAGGGAATATGAAACTGAATATTAATTCGTTTTATACTTTTCTCCAATATATGATTCCAGCTTTGCTATTTATTGGGATCATGCTAAATCGTGTTATGCTGATCCGATTGTTGATTGAAGCTTTAGAATATTTCTACCAGCCACTTAGAAAAATGGTAATTATAAGTAATCGTTATCTGCAGAATTTAAGTTCACAAATTAATTCGCAGGAATTTGTGTTTTTTACAAAGGGAGACGATATCACAATTTTAAACAAAGTTTTGCAATATGTTGAAGACAATGAAACAACAAAAAAACTAAAAATTGTTCATGTCAAAAACGACGCAACGACTAATGAAGCTCTTAAAAAAGATCTTGAAGTCTTAGACCGCGCCTATGATGGACTCGATATAGAATATTTAGAAATTCAAGGTGTTTTTGGGCCTGAAATAATTGATGAGCTTTCTCAAAAATGGAAAATTCCAAAAAACTTTATGTTTATTGGCTCACCAGGAAATAAGTTTTCCTATCGCGTTTCAGACCTTGGCGGAGTACGTTTGATTATGTAATTTTTTAAGGAGCAGAAACACTTGTTTTCTAATAACTTCCAGTCCCGCTATCCACTTTATCTTTTATGGTGAACCCCACCATAAAAGGATACCGTTTCTATCGGGGCTAAACTATAAACATTCATTTCTAAAAAAACAATAAACCCGATAGCGTTCAGACTATCGGGTTTGCATTTTATATAACAGCGTTCTTTAGGTAAATCTTTGCTGCTGATCGGTTAAACAAAAACTAAGATTTAAACCAGCTCTCTACTAATTCATCTTCAAATGAGGTAGCGTCTTTATGAATAAATTCATTTCTGCTTTTGTCATAAGAATAATCCAAAGCCCATTCTTTATGATTCGCTGCCATTTCTTTAATACTTTGACATACAAAAGCAATCTCTTTGTCAGTAGTTGTTGGGTGAATTGACATTCTAATCCATCCCGGTTTTTTGATTAAATCACCAATTGTAATTTCATTAACCAGTTTATTAGAAGTTTCCTGATCAACATGTAATAGATAATGTCCATAAGTTCCAGCACAGCTGCATCCTCCCCTAGTTTGGATTCCGAAGCGGTCATTTAGAATTTTTACTCCTAAATTAAAATGGAGATCATCAATAAAAAACGAAATTACTCCAAGACGCTCTTTATGCTGTCCAGCTAAAATTTTAATATTTGAAATAGTTTCTAATTCGCTGAAAACATAGTCAACGATTTCGTGCTCACGCTGCATAATGTTTTCGATTCCCATTTCTTCTTTCAGTTCAATAGCCAAAGCCGTTTTTATAACTTGAAGGAAACCTGGAGTCCCGCCATCTTCACGATCTTCAATATTGTCAATGTATTTATGTTCTCCCCAAGGATTTGTCCAGCTTACAGTTCCTCCGCCAGGACAATCAGGAATCATATTATTGTACAATTTTTTATTAAAAATTAACACACCAGAAGTTCCAGGACCACCTAAAAATTTATGAGGAGACATAAAAACAGCGTCCAGATAAGACTCAGGATCAACAGGATGCATATCTACTTCCACATAAGGTCCTGAACAAGCAAAATCTACAAAACAAACACCGTTATATTGGTGCATTAATTTTGCTGCTTCATGAAAAGGAGTTCTTAATCCCGTAACATTGGAGCAAGCCGTAATCGAAGCAATTTTAATGGTTCTATCGCTATATTTTTCTAACAAAGCTTCAAGACTTTCCAAACTAAAAAGTCCTTTTTCACAAGACGGAATAATTTCAACATCTGCAATAGTTTCTAGCCATGAAGTTTGATTAGAATGATGTTCCATATGCGAAATAAAAACGATTGGTTTCTTTTCGGCAGGAACATTTGTAAAGCTTTTCAAATTTTCAGGAATTTTTAAACCTAAAATACGCTGAAATTTATTAATAACTCCAGTCATACCCGTTCCGTCAGTAATTAAAACATCGTCACTATTTGCATTGGCATGACGTTTAATAATATGTCTGGCATGATGATAGGCTTTTGTCATAGCAGTACCAGAAACAGTAGTCTCAGTATGTGTATTGGCTACAAAAGGGCCAAATTCGTTCAATAATTTTTCTTCAATTGGACGATACAATCTTCCACTGGCAGTCCAGTCAGTATAAACGATTGATTTTCTGCCATAAGGTGACGTAAATTCCTGATTTATACCGACAATATTCTGTCTAAATTCCTGAAAATAAGTTTCAAGTGTGATGGTACTATTTTTGCTATTCATTAGTTGTGCCTTGTGTTTGACTGCAAATATATCGTTTTTTTATAAAATTGCGAATTTATCAATAGCAAACTTCAAACATTACATTCCTGTTGGATATATTTAGCTAAAAGAACTATTTTTTAACAAATTATCATAATATCCTATCGAATTAATAGGCAATAAACAAACAGAAAGTATTATTTATGGGAAATTTATCAGTAGCTACCTTTGGTGGTGGTTGTTTTTGGTGTATTGAAGCTGTAATTCAGCGTTTAAAAGGAATAGAATCAATAAAATCAGGTTATTCAGATGGGTTTATAAAAAATCCTGCGTATCGCGAAGTTTGCACTGGCAGAACTGGACATGCAGAAGTTATCCAAGTTACTTTTAATCCTGACATAATTTCATATCATGACTTAATTTTTATCTTTATGACAAGTCATGATCCAACAACATTAAATCGTCAGGGAGGAGATAGCGGAACGCAATATCGTTCTATCATCTTATATCATAATGAAGAACAAAAAGAAACTGCAGAAAAAGTTTTTGAAGAAGTACAGCCAGCTTATGCTGATCCAATTGTAACACAATTGAAACCTTTTGAAGTGTTTTATGAAGCAGAAGATTATCATCAAAATTATTATAATGAAAATCAAGAAGCTGGATATTGTCAAGTAGTAATTGACCCAAAAATTCAAAAACTTAAAAAAATGTACGCTGATATGTTAGTGGATTAATTTTTAGGTTAGTCATTGATTTAAGGGAGTAAAAAGATTTTCTTTCTTTTGCCACGACTCGAGCGATAGCGAACAGGCGAAGCAATTACACAAATTTCCACAAATTATTTTTTCTAATTCAACTAAAAAAAATTAGTGCAAATTTGTGTAATTCGTGGCCGTAAAAAAACTTTATAATCTGTGGCAAAATAAAAAAGTAAAATGAAAAATTTAAAAATAAACAATCGATTTACAGCTGAATTACCTGCGGATCCAGAATTAACAAATGAAATTCGTCAGGTAAAAAATACTTTGTTCTCGTATGTAAATCCAACAAAACCTTCTAATCCTGAACTAATACATGCTTCTGAAGAAGTGGCGGAATTAGTAGGGATTTCAAAAGAAGAAATTCGATCAGAAGAATTCGTAAATGTATTTTCGGGTAAAGATATTTTAGATAACACACAACCTTATGCATTGTGTTATGCAGGACATCAGTTTGGTAATTGGGCCGGGCAATTAGGAGATGGACGTGCTATTAATTTAACGGAAGTCGAAAACAATAATCAGTTTTATACATTACAATTAAAAGGAGCAGGAAAAACGCCTTATTCTAGAACTGCAGATGGTTTGGCAGTTTTACGTTCTTCTATCAGAGAATATCTTTGTGCTGAAGCTATGCATTATTTGGGAGTTCCTACTACTAGATCGCTTTCTTTGATTCTTTCTGGAGATCAAGTTTTACGTGACATCTTATACAACGGAAACCCTGCCTATGAAAAAGGCGCTGTGGTTTGTCGTGTCGCTCCATCATTTATTCGTTTCGGAAGTTACGAGATGCTGACTGCTAGAAACGAACTTAAAAATCTAAAACAATTTGTAGAGTATAGCATCAAATATTATTTTCCCGAAATTAAAGGTGAACCAAAAGAACAATATATTCAATTCTTTCAAAAAGTTGCGGATACTACTCGCGAAATGATCTTGCACTGGCAAAGAGTTGGTTTCGTACACGGTGTTATGAATACCGATAATATGTCCATTCATGGAATCACGATTGATTATGGCCCTTACGGCTGGTTAGAAAATTATGATCCAGATTGGACGCCGAATACAACAGATAGCCAAAATAGAAGATATCGTTTTGGAAATCAACCTCAAGTGGCACAATGGAATTTGTTTCAATTGGCAAATGCACTCTATCCTCTTGTGAATGAAGCCGCGCCTTTAGAAAAGATTCTAGATTCTTTTATTACTAATTTTGAAGAAGATTACAAGCTAATGTTTTTAAGTAAATTAGGTATATTTACTTCAAGTGATGCTGATGATAAAATTGTAAAAGGTCTTGAAGAAATTTTACAGTTATCAGAAACGGATATGACTATCTTTTTTAGAAATCTTAGCCAAATTAAGAAGTATGATTCCGTAGAACAAGCATTTGAAAAAATTGAATATGCATTTTATCTACCACAAGAAATAAAAGATACCATTTTAGATGCATGGCAGAAATGGCTTTCTGTTTATCTAAAAAGACTAAGTGTAGAAACGCTTTCAGATGAAGAACGTGCTTTAAAAATGAATCAAATAAATCCAAAATATGTGCTTCGAAATTATATGGCTCAATTGGTGATAGATGCGGCAGATAAAGGAGATTATTCTTTAGTTGAGGAATTATTCCAGCTACTGAAAAAACCTTATGATGAGCAGCCTGAATCTGAAAAATGGTTCGCCAAACGTCCAGATTGGGCAAGAACAAAAGTTGGCTGCTCAATGCTTTCTTGCAGTTCTTAATTTTTTTTTCGCCACGAATTCACGAATTTTTTTTTGACAATCTACTGAGTGAAAATTTGTGAATTCGTGGCGGAAAAAACTATTTAGAAGTAATGTAATCCAAAATCATACTAGCGTGGATTCTTGAATTTTCTATAAACCATTTGTGTGTCTGCATACCGCCGCAGACAACACCAGCCAAAAATAAACCTTCTACATTGGTTTCCATTGTTTCTGAATTATAGACTGGAATTTTTAGTTCATCATTAGAAAGCTGAATTCCCATTTTTTCTAAGAAATTCAAATCAGGTTTATAGCCTGTTAATGCTAGAACGAAATCATTCTCAATCGTTATTTTACCGTTTGGCGTTTCAATTTCAACTTCATTTTCACGTATTTCAGTAATATTCGATTGAAAATAGGCTTTGATACTTCCTTCCTCTATACGATTTTCTATATCTGGTTTTACCCAATACTTTACACGGTTATTGATTTCGTTTTTACGAATCACCATCGTAACCTCTGCTCCTTTTCTCCAGCACTCTAACGCTGCATCTACAGAAGAGTTGTTCGCTCCTACTACCAAAACTTTTCTAAAAGCATATTCATGTGCTTCTTTGTAGTAATGACGAACTTTAGGAAGGGTTTCTCCTAAAACATTCATCTCAATTGGAATGTCATAAAAACCAGTTGCAATGATGACATTTTTAGATTGATATTCTTGTTTATCTGTTTTTATATGGAAAATAGAATTGCTGTCTTTTTGTACATTATTAACTTTTTCAAAAAGATTAATATTGAATTTAAAATAACGATGAATGTTTCTGTAGTATTCTAAAGCTTCCTGGCGTCCTGGTTTTGGTGCCAAACAATTAAAAGGAATATCTCCAATTTCCAATCTTTCGGCAGTTGAGAAAAAAGTCATATAAAGAGGATAGTTGAAAATACTGTTTACTATCGCACCTTTTTCTATAATTAAATATCTCAGGTTTTTCTTTTCGGCTTCAATGGCGCAGGCAAGTCCAATTGGGCCACCGCCTACTATTATAAGGTCGTATATTGATTCTGTCATTTTATTTCTGCCAGTCTTTAAAAGGATTTTTACTTAAATAAGCATTGTAATATCTTTCATCATTGGTCACTTCTTCGCCAAGCCATTCTGGTTGTTCAAAAGATTCTGTTTCAGAGTTTAACTCGATTTCGGCCATTATCAAACCTTCATTTTCTCCATAAAACTCATCGACTTCATAAACATGATTTCCTGATTTTATTTCATAACGTGTTTTTTCAATTTTACCTTTTTCACATAATTTCAAAAGTTCTGTTGCCTCATCCAACGGAATTTCATTTTCCCATTCAAAACGAGACATACCGCCGCTCTGGCTTATTCCTTTAATAGTGATAAACCCTTTATTGCCTTTTATTCTGACTCTAACAGTTCGTTCTGGAGCAGAACTCAAATATCCTTGAGCAATTTTATTCTGAGTAAAAGCTTGATTCTTGAAGTCGTCAGATTTGACAAGAAATTTTCTTTCTATTTCGACCATTTTAAAATGTAAAATTATTTTAATGCAAGTTACTCATTTTAATCAAGTCCTTAAAAAGATAAAAAACGAAAATTATGTTAATTTGAATCTTTTACTTTAAAACAAAAACATTAAAATAACTGATTATTAATATATTACGTGTTATTTTTTTAGTTAAATTTGATAGAATCTTAACTTCATCATCTATGTCTAAAAAAGCACTTTATCTATTAGGCATTGCAATAACCATTATTTTAGGTACTTTTTTATACCTTAAATTCTGCTGCAACTGCTCTGAGAAAATTACAACGGATGATACTCCAAAAACAGTTTCAACACCTGTTCAAGAGCCTAATTTTGTTCCGTTTGTATTAAATGGTCCTGGAATTGAATATCAGACAAATGATAATCTCAAGTTCCTTAAAAACAGCGCAACTTTAATAATACCTATTAGTGATTCTGTCATAAGTGGTATTCAAAAATTAAAGACATTCTTGGTTTCAAACCCTCAGCAGAAAGTAACTATAACTGGCTATGCAACATCTGATGAAACAAATTCCACCACTTTTGAGAATTTAGGTCTGGCAAGAGCAAATGAAGTTAAAAACTATTTTGTCTCTGAAGGACTATCAGAAAAACAATTCAACACAAAAGGAGAAATTATAGACAAATGGAAAATGCGCGCCGACACACTTCTAGGGCCTGCAAATTATACCTTTGATACTATAGACTCTACTTCTACAACTGCAGCAACTGATGAATGGACTACTTTAAAGGATAAAATTAATGCAGATCCTTTAATTCTTCATTTCAATACGAATCAGTCCAAAGAAACTTTAACGACTCTTGAAAAACAGAAAGTTGCCGATATTGTGAAATATACTGAACACGTAAAAGATGCGGTAGTTTTAGCTGTTGGACATTCTGATAATGTTGGGAACCGTGATTCAAACATTGTTTTGGGACAAAAAAGAGCAGCATTTTCCAAAAATTATCTTTCTAAAAATGGTATTGCTCCCACAAGGATTGAAACACAATCCAAAGGACCAGATGAACCAATTGGAGATAACAATACTTCTGAAGGAAAAGCATCAAACAGAAGAACCGTAATTACTATCAAATAATTAATCAAAACATACGATCATGAATATACCTTGTATCTTAATACCTGTGCTAGTGGGATTAATCTGTGGAATTTTAGGTTACTTACTAGGAAAAATGAATTCGAAAAATGACGATTCTCTTGAATTGTCGCTGCAAGCAGATTTGGATGCGTGTAAAGCTAATACCCGAAATCTCAATGCAAGAATTACTACTTTAGAGGCTGATTTAGCAGCAGCAAAAGCCAATCCAGCTCCTCAATCATTTGCCGGAACCGCTCCAGCTGTGATTCCATTTAATAGCGAATTGGCTGCGACCGTTCTCGGTAAAAAAATAAAAGAAAATGATTTGAAAGTGGTAGAAGGAATCGGGCCAAAAATAGAAGCTTTGTTTAACGATGCCGGAATAAAAACGTGGTATGATCTTTCTCAAGCATCAACTGATAAATTACAATCTATTCTAGATGCAGGAGGTGAAAATTATGCCATACATAATCCAAGTACATGGGCCAAACAAGCATTATTCGCTTATCAAGGAAAATGGCAGGAATTGAAAGACTGGCAGGATAGTCTTTTAGGTGGAAAAGAGTGATTCTGTTAAGGTTCAGAGTGACAAAGTAACAAAGTTGCAAAGGTTTTAGCTTTTGTGCAGAAGCTTTGTCTTAGTTTACTTTTTTCTTTAATTAATTATACAAAAAAAGGTGCAAAGTTTTTACTCTGTACCTTTTTTGCTTTGTTACTTTGCTACTTTGTACCTCTGTCACTTTAAAAAAAATCCTTTTGCCATTCTTTTGTGGTGTTATACCACAACTTACCATTTTTAACTTCTAGGGGACAATCTATATTATTAGTATATAAAGCTCCAGTTCCTAAACCTTGTGGCATTTCTGAGTTTTGAATAAAAGTCCATTGTGCAATGGCATTCAAACCAATATTACTCTCTAAAGCTGAAGTAATCCACCAGCCAATATTATACTTTTCTGCGAGTGTAATCCATTCTTGAGTTCCTCTAAAGCCTCCAATAAAACTTGGTTTTAAAATAATATATTGGGGTTTTATTTCCTTCAGTAATTTTTCTTTTTCTTGAAATGTAAATACACCAATAAGCTCTTCATCTAAAGCAATTGGAAATGGTGTTTCTTTACAAAGTTTTTCCATTTCTGTTATATTACCTTTTTTAATTGGCTGTTCAATGCTATGTAATTGAAATTTATTTAATTGATCTAACTTATCTAAAGCTTCAGTTAAAGAAAAAGCACCGTTTGCATCTACGCGAATTTCTATCTCTTCAGGAGAAAAATGACTTCTAATGAATGCTAATAATTCCAATTCTTTCTCAAAATCAATAGCTCCGATTTTAAGTTTTATACAATTAAAACCATCGGCTAATTTATCTTCAATCTGCTGTTTCATAAAGTCAGGTTCTCCCATCCAAACCAAACCATTTATATTGATTGAACTCAAATTTTCAGTAAAATCAGACGGAAATAAAAGGTAGGGATCTTCATTATTTAATGATAAAAAAGCCATTTCAATTCCAAACTGGATTGATGGAAATTCTAACAAGGCTTCCCAAAGTGCTTTTTCTCCTAAATGAATATTATCACAGGTCCATTTTAGTTTTTCTTCGTAATCTTCACGATCATCAGCACTTAATCCGCGAAGAATGCCGCATTCTCCTATTCCTTTTCTGCCATTTTCTTCTAAGATTATAAACCAAGTTTCTTTTTCGGTCATAACTCCTCTAGAAGTCCCTGATGGTCTTTTAAATTCTAATAAATACTTGTGATAAGATGCGTTCATTTTTTTTAGATGCTAAGATACTAAGCTACTGAGATGCTAAGTTTTTTTTTAAACCGACTTTAAGAAGCAACTTTATATCTAAGAAACTTAATTGTATAATTTTAATATTTTTTCAAAATCTTTTGAAGGTAAACCTGCTTTTTCAAAAGCCTGAAAATCGAGTTTTGTTTTCTCAATCCAGCTCAAACTGTCTGTAACGTTCTGAGTTTGGTATTTTTTATAAATAGCTTTAGCTGCGCTGTAATCGTTACTCACTAAATAGGTATGTGCTAAATTCAATTTTACCAATAATTCTGTGTCATCTAGTTTTTCGCCATCTTGAAGCGCTTTTAGTGCTTTTGCATATTGTTTGGTCAAAAGATAACAATAACCAAGCGAGCTGTAATCTAAAGCTGTTGCTTTTCCTTCGTTAACAATAGTGTTTAATTTCGGAATTGCTTCGTTGTATTTCTGTGCTTTGATTAAAGATGATACTTCTTTTCTTAAATCATTAAAAACATTTTTAGAAATATCTGCATCTTTGTAACAAGCGTTTCCAAAATCTTTGTAAACTTTTGTTTTCTCAACAGCTAATAATTTCTGAAACTCATCATAACGATATTGTTTCATGATTTTATTTAAAATACAAACGCAAAAATCATCTGAATTGGCCATTTTTTGTGCCATTGTGGAAGTTTTACACAAACTGATTATTTCGTTCTTGTTGTCTTGGTTCCAACCACGGTTTAGTTTGATGTCAACCCAAGGCACAACTTCCAAAACTACTTTCTGGCTTAAAATCCAGTTTTTGCTTTCGAAACCAAACCAAATGGTGCTGATATTTTCTTTTAAGCAAGACGATCTATTAACAGATAATCGTTTAGCATCTTTACTTACAGGTTCTGCTTGAGAATAACAGGCATCATTTATTTTTCCATCTGCCACATATTTTTTAGCATTTTCATTTGAAGTAAAAATTGAATAAGTACATTCGTCGTCTCCAGAAATTTTTGACATCAAGAAAACAGCTCCTGCAGATCCCTGGCTTACTCCTGTTGGATCTGGAATAGTTTTAAGTAAAGAAACCAAGCTATTTGTCAGTTCTTGATTTTTATCTAAAAGTGTAATTCGGTAAACGATTTCTGTAGTTCCAACGGGAAGATCTTCTGTTGCAATAGAGATTCTATCGCGTGCCGGAACCAAAATTTCTTTTGTAGTTGCTCGTTCTTTATCCCAATAACCGTCTTTTTGAGCAAAAACGCTATAAGAAATTACAATAAAAAGAGCTAATAATAATTTTTTGAAAGTTGAATTTTGTGAGGATGTTTTAATTGCCACAGATTTCACAGATTAAAATGATTTTTTATTTTAAAAACTCCAGTATTTCAATAACATAGATTGTGCCAAATAACAATTTCTTTTTGCCTTTAAAAAATATAGCCGAATCAGGAATTATCTCCTTTCTTCGGCTATACTTAGGATATTTATAATTCTATCGATTCTCCGATTTCTAAAAGCATTAAATCTTTTCCTTTATCGAAAAATTTACGAATAGCTTCTTCGTGATTGATTTCAATGTAACCAAAAGTATCAAAATGATATCCTAAGATTTTGTCGCATTCTACAAAGTCTGAAGCAATGATAGCATCTTCAACATCCATTGTGAAATTATCTCCAATTGGAAGAATTACTAAATCTAATTCTGTACGAAGCGGAATCAACTTCATGTCATAAGTCAAAGCAGTATCTCCAGCGATATAAATATTTTTGTGTTCGCCTTCAATTACAAATCCGCCAGGATTTCCTCCGTAGGTTCCGTC
This portion of the Flavobacterium panacagri genome encodes:
- a CDS encoding o-succinylbenzoate synthase — protein: MNASYHKYLLEFKRPSGTSRGVMTEKETWFIILEENGRKGIGECGILRGLSADDREDYEEKLKWTCDNIHLGEKALWEALLEFPSIQFGIEMAFLSLNNEDPYLLFPSDFTENLSSININGLVWMGEPDFMKQQIEDKLADGFNCIKLKIGAIDFEKELELLAFIRSHFSPEEIEIRVDANGAFSLTEALDKLDQLNKFQLHSIEQPIKKGNITEMEKLCKETPFPIALDEELIGVFTFQEKEKLLKEIKPQYIILKPSFIGGFRGTQEWITLAEKYNIGWWITSALESNIGLNAIAQWTFIQNSEMPQGLGTGALYTNNIDCPLEVKNGKLWYNTTKEWQKDFF
- a CDS encoding tetratricopeptide repeat protein, encoding MKSVAIKTSSQNSTFKKLLLALFIVISYSVFAQKDGYWDKERATTKEILVPARDRISIATEDLPVGTTEIVYRITLLDKNQELTNSLVSLLKTIPDPTGVSQGSAGAVFLMSKISGDDECTYSIFTSNENAKKYVADGKINDACYSQAEPVSKDAKRLSVNRSSCLKENISTIWFGFESKNWILSQKVVLEVVPWVDIKLNRGWNQDNKNEIISLCKTSTMAQKMANSDDFCVCILNKIMKQYRYDEFQKLLAVEKTKVYKDFGNACYKDADISKNVFNDLRKEVSSLIKAQKYNEAIPKLNTIVNEGKATALDYSSLGYCYLLTKQYAKALKALQDGEKLDDTELLVKLNLAHTYLVSNDYSAAKAIYKKYQTQNVTDSLSWIEKTKLDFQAFEKAGLPSKDFEKILKLYN